One stretch of Burkholderia oklahomensis C6786 DNA includes these proteins:
- a CDS encoding voltage-gated chloride channel family protein: MKRLQTLEPVVMLAHLCRWLALSAVVGTLAGSASALFLRALDLATGTRVAHPRLLWLLPVAGFATGWIYHRVGQSVERGNNLLIDEIHDPQRIVPKRMAPLVLAATVVTHLFGGSAGREGTAVQMGGALADRVTQRFRLDRDDRRIMLMSGIAAGFASVFGTPLAGAVFGLEVLAIGRLRYDALLACVAASIVADAVCRLWGIHHTVYAVPFVPALSAAGVASAVAAGIAFGVVGRLFAAATHALGALAKRWIAYPPLRPVAGGALVALAATLLQTPQYLGLGIPTIEAAFRGPLPVYDFAGKFAFTVVTLASGFKGGEVTPLFYIGATLGNALSHLLALPVPVLAGLGFVAVFAGAANTPIASTIMAIELFGAPIGVYAALACVVAYLFSGHAGIYRAQRVGQTKLPGMSGDAGVAQPVARESTAR; encoded by the coding sequence ATGAAACGTCTGCAAACCCTCGAGCCTGTCGTGATGCTCGCGCATCTGTGCCGCTGGCTCGCGCTGTCGGCGGTGGTGGGCACGCTCGCCGGCTCGGCGTCCGCGCTCTTTCTCCGGGCGCTCGATCTCGCGACCGGCACGCGCGTCGCGCATCCGCGGCTGCTGTGGCTGCTGCCCGTCGCGGGTTTTGCGACCGGCTGGATCTATCATCGCGTCGGCCAGTCCGTCGAGCGCGGCAACAACCTGCTGATCGACGAGATCCACGATCCGCAGCGGATCGTGCCGAAACGGATGGCGCCGCTCGTGCTCGCCGCGACCGTCGTCACGCATCTGTTCGGCGGCTCCGCGGGCCGCGAAGGCACCGCGGTGCAGATGGGCGGCGCGCTCGCCGATCGCGTCACGCAGCGCTTCAGGCTCGATCGCGACGACCGCCGGATCATGTTGATGAGCGGGATCGCCGCCGGCTTCGCGTCGGTGTTCGGCACGCCGCTCGCGGGCGCGGTGTTCGGCCTCGAAGTGCTCGCGATCGGACGGCTGCGCTACGACGCGCTGCTCGCGTGCGTCGCGGCGTCGATCGTCGCGGACGCGGTGTGCCGGCTGTGGGGCATCCATCACACCGTCTATGCGGTGCCGTTCGTGCCCGCGCTGAGCGCGGCGGGCGTCGCGTCGGCGGTGGCGGCGGGCATCGCGTTCGGCGTCGTCGGCCGGCTGTTCGCCGCCGCGACGCATGCGCTCGGCGCGCTCGCGAAGCGATGGATCGCGTATCCGCCGCTGCGTCCCGTCGCGGGCGGCGCGCTCGTCGCGCTCGCGGCGACGCTCCTGCAGACGCCGCAATATCTCGGCCTCGGCATTCCGACAATCGAAGCCGCGTTTCGCGGGCCGCTGCCTGTCTACGATTTCGCGGGCAAGTTCGCGTTCACGGTCGTCACGCTCGCGTCGGGCTTCAAGGGCGGCGAAGTGACGCCGCTCTTCTACATCGGCGCGACGCTCGGCAACGCGCTGTCGCATCTCCTCGCGCTGCCGGTGCCCGTGCTCGCGGGGCTCGGCTTCGTCGCGGTGTTCGCGGGCGCGGCGAACACGCCGATCGCGTCGACGATCATGGCGATCGAGTTGTTCGGCGCGCCGATCGGCGTGTATGCGGCGCTCGCATGCGTCGTCGCGTATCTGTTCTCCGGGCACGCGGGCATCTACCGCGCGCAGCGCGTCGGGCAGACGAAGCTGCCGGGCATGAGCGGCGATGCGGGCGTCGCGCAGCCGGTTGCGCGGGAATCGACGGCGAGGTGA
- a CDS encoding flavin-containing monooxygenase, producing MRSFDFDGWLDAEKPLAAVIIGAGFGGIGMARAFRQAGLRDFVILERSHDVGGVWRDNSYPGAACDVPSHLYSFSFEPNPDWSRTFARQAEIHAYLQHCARKYDLMRHVRLGAEVASAEYDERRSLWRVALTDGTIVATTLLVTATGQLSRPILPKLPGIETFKGHAFHSAHWDHGYALSGKRVAVVGTGASAIQFVPAIADDVDRLTIFQRSPAYILPRPDSAYRAWQKALFRRMPWTMKLHRAGIYLKYETRALAFTRFKGLMRLSAGRPFVRLLSRQVPDAALRAKLTPDYPIGCKRILLSNDYLAAMNKPNVELVTAGIRRVTPDGIETDDGLHHPVDAIVFGTGFAATEFLAPMRIVGRAGVTLNDAWRRGAQAYLGVAVPDFPNFFMLYGPNTNLGHNSIVYMLESQIAHVIRCYEAMRAANATAIDVDERRYRRFNAHVQKRLGDSVWSGCTSWYVDASGHNSTNWHGFTLSYRWLTRFSSLGAYRMTRALPGPAGSAGGVAVAEPDDRLEAISARFLRGLLRTTFRAVVGPPFGVRVQRRAVAALAPLMPGVGGVIRYRDTARDAVPVEVIAPKQGEAGGAILYLHGGAFCLGEPRTHRSITTRLAIESGMPVWTPDYRLAPEHPCPAALQDALSCYATLRDQGYAADQIVVAGDSAGGSLAIALAITLRDRGDSLPAALLLISPVTDPGLGGETLTSMQEDDPMIRRDWLEQGLRWYRAPAGVDAHWPLDADLRGLPPMLVQVGDQEVLLSDALRLADRAAACGTPCRLEVHAKRWHVFHLQSRYLRSASTAIRTLADFARRRTAESSAESAA from the coding sequence ATGCGATCGTTTGATTTCGACGGCTGGCTGGACGCCGAGAAGCCGTTGGCCGCCGTCATCATCGGCGCGGGCTTCGGCGGCATCGGCATGGCCCGCGCCTTCCGGCAGGCGGGACTGCGCGATTTCGTGATTCTCGAGCGCTCGCACGACGTCGGCGGCGTCTGGCGCGACAACAGCTATCCGGGCGCCGCGTGCGACGTGCCCTCGCATCTGTACTCGTTCTCGTTCGAGCCCAACCCGGACTGGTCGCGCACGTTCGCGCGCCAGGCGGAGATCCATGCGTACCTGCAGCACTGCGCGCGCAAGTACGATCTGATGCGCCATGTCCGGCTCGGCGCCGAAGTCGCGAGCGCGGAGTACGACGAACGCCGATCGCTGTGGCGCGTCGCGCTGACGGATGGAACGATCGTCGCGACGACGCTGCTCGTCACCGCCACGGGACAATTGAGTCGCCCCATTCTCCCCAAACTGCCCGGCATCGAAACGTTCAAGGGGCACGCGTTCCATTCCGCGCACTGGGATCACGGCTATGCGCTGTCCGGGAAACGCGTGGCCGTGGTGGGCACCGGCGCGTCGGCGATCCAGTTCGTGCCCGCGATCGCGGACGACGTCGATCGGCTCACGATCTTCCAGCGCTCGCCCGCCTACATCCTGCCGCGTCCCGACAGCGCGTACCGCGCTTGGCAAAAGGCGCTGTTCCGCCGGATGCCGTGGACGATGAAGCTCCACCGCGCAGGCATCTACCTGAAATACGAAACGCGCGCGCTGGCCTTCACCCGCTTCAAGGGGCTGATGCGGCTCTCCGCCGGGCGGCCGTTCGTCCGGCTGCTGTCGAGGCAAGTGCCCGACGCCGCGCTGCGCGCGAAGCTGACGCCGGACTATCCGATCGGCTGCAAGCGCATTCTGCTGTCGAACGACTACCTCGCCGCGATGAACAAGCCCAACGTCGAGCTCGTGACGGCCGGCATTCGCCGCGTGACGCCCGACGGCATCGAGACGGACGACGGCCTGCATCATCCGGTCGACGCGATCGTATTCGGAACGGGCTTCGCCGCGACCGAGTTTCTCGCGCCGATGCGCATCGTCGGGCGCGCCGGCGTGACGCTGAACGACGCATGGCGGCGCGGCGCGCAAGCCTACCTCGGCGTCGCCGTGCCGGACTTTCCGAATTTCTTCATGCTGTACGGCCCGAACACGAACCTCGGCCACAACTCGATCGTGTACATGCTGGAGAGCCAGATCGCGCACGTCATCCGTTGCTACGAGGCGATGCGGGCGGCAAACGCGACGGCGATCGACGTCGACGAGCGCCGCTACCGCCGGTTCAACGCACACGTGCAGAAGCGCCTGGGCGATTCGGTGTGGAGCGGCTGCACGAGCTGGTACGTGGACGCGAGCGGGCACAACAGCACCAACTGGCACGGCTTCACGCTGTCGTACCGCTGGCTCACGCGCTTCTCGAGCCTGGGCGCGTATCGCATGACGCGCGCGCTGCCGGGCCCAGCCGGCTCGGCGGGCGGCGTCGCCGTCGCGGAGCCCGACGACCGGCTCGAAGCGATCAGCGCGCGCTTCCTGCGCGGCTTGCTGCGGACCACGTTCCGCGCCGTCGTCGGGCCGCCGTTCGGCGTCCGTGTCCAACGGCGCGCGGTCGCCGCGCTCGCGCCGCTGATGCCGGGCGTCGGCGGCGTCATCCGCTATCGGGATACGGCGAGAGACGCGGTGCCCGTCGAAGTGATCGCGCCGAAACAGGGCGAAGCCGGCGGCGCGATCCTGTATCTGCACGGCGGGGCCTTCTGTCTCGGCGAGCCGCGCACGCATCGCAGCATCACGACGCGCCTCGCGATCGAATCGGGCATGCCGGTGTGGACGCCGGACTACCGGCTCGCGCCGGAGCATCCGTGTCCCGCGGCGTTGCAGGATGCGTTGTCGTGCTATGCGACGCTGCGCGATCAGGGCTACGCCGCCGACCAGATCGTCGTCGCGGGCGATTCGGCGGGCGGCTCGCTCGCGATCGCGCTCGCGATCACCCTCCGGGACCGCGGCGACAGCCTGCCGGCGGCGCTCCTCCTGATTTCGCCCGTCACCGATCCCGGCCTCGGCGGCGAAACCCTGACGTCGATGCAGGAAGACGATCCGATGATTCGTCGCGACTGGCTCGAGCAAGGGCTGCGCTGGTATCGGGCGCCCGCCGGCGTCGACGCGCATTGGCCGCTCGACGCCGACTTGCGCGGTCTTCCGCCGATGCTCGTCCAGGTCGGCGATCAGGAGGTGCTTCTGTCGGATGCGTTGCGGCTCGCCGACCGCGCGGCGGCGTGCGGGACGCCATGCCGTCTCGAAGTCCATGCGAAGCGGTGGCACGTCTTTCATCTTCAGTCTCGGTATCTGCGCTCCGCGTCGACGGCCATTCGCACGCTCGCCGACTTTGCCCGGCGCCGTACCGCCGAATCGAGCGCCGAGTCCGCCGCATGA
- a CDS encoding SRPBCC family protein, whose product MATQRIEINEEFDAPVQRVFRFFSEHEKLKSIFAPAKIRRIRDGDPERNGVGSARQMRVPGAPPFVETVTAYRENQLIEYRITEGSPLRDHLGVMKFLAVDGDRTRFHYVITFDGKVPLVASIIRHFLEGGIRRGVRKLRLSNPW is encoded by the coding sequence ATGGCAACGCAACGCATAGAAATCAACGAAGAATTCGACGCCCCCGTCCAACGTGTGTTTCGCTTCTTCAGCGAGCACGAGAAGCTCAAATCGATCTTCGCGCCCGCGAAAATCCGCCGCATCCGCGACGGCGATCCGGAACGCAACGGCGTCGGCTCCGCCCGCCAAATGCGGGTGCCCGGCGCGCCGCCCTTCGTCGAGACCGTCACCGCCTATCGGGAAAACCAGTTGATCGAGTACCGGATCACCGAAGGCAGCCCGTTGCGGGACCACCTCGGCGTGATGAAGTTTCTCGCGGTCGACGGCGATCGCACGCGGTTTCATTACGTCATCACGTTCGACGGCAAGGTGCCGCTCGTCGCGTCGATCATCCGGCATTTTCTGGAAGGCGGCATTCGCCGCGGCGTGCGCAAGCTCCGGCTGTCGAATCCGTGGTGA
- a CDS encoding DUF4180 domain-containing protein → MALPAKRLHDDFFRLDTCVAGHFVQKLINYGVKRAVIGNIDAPLARSRALRDLVRETNRGDAFWFVADFDALAQRLCARGRIARARRVDIR, encoded by the coding sequence ATCGCGCTGCCGGCCAAACGGCTGCACGACGACTTCTTTCGTCTCGACACCTGCGTCGCCGGACATTTCGTGCAGAAGCTGATCAACTACGGCGTCAAGCGCGCCGTCATCGGCAACATCGACGCGCCGCTCGCGCGTAGCCGCGCGTTGCGCGATCTCGTGCGCGAGACGAATCGCGGCGACGCGTTCTGGTTCGTTGCGGACTTCGATGCGCTCGCGCAGCGGCTGTGCGCGCGCGGCCGCATCGCGCGTGCGCGGCGCGTCGACATACGCTGA
- a CDS encoding CPBP family intramembrane glutamic endopeptidase — MGDVKKNGRPPPLPPRLNRIWYGADGLRAGWAVLLFAAIVAAILLVLGYAARLVHHPFRPHSDLSAAGQIPFELALCAASLIATRVMSRIDRRSWLDYGLRTPRSVSHFIGGAFCSLAAVSAIMGLLVLTGGATIEYSGANRAAALESAVVWAAAFLLVALAEEVAFRGYAFFKLAQRTHPVVAAALTSLAFGISHVSNRNENIAGIVPVVIYGLVACVAIWRTGSLWWVLGEHSMWDWSESFLFGAADSGLTARDTLFRSHAIGPVWLSGGTVGPEASVLVFPALAALAYVAWRLPSRAASSGAALAHGRRQMI; from the coding sequence ATGGGAGACGTGAAAAAAAACGGCCGGCCGCCCCCGTTACCGCCTCGACTCAATCGGATCTGGTATGGCGCCGACGGCCTGCGCGCCGGCTGGGCCGTGCTGCTGTTTGCCGCGATCGTCGCGGCGATCCTGCTCGTGCTCGGCTACGCGGCGCGCCTCGTGCACCATCCGTTCCGTCCGCACAGCGACCTGAGCGCGGCCGGACAGATTCCGTTCGAGCTCGCGCTGTGCGCGGCCTCGCTGATCGCGACGCGCGTGATGAGCCGCATCGACCGCCGCTCGTGGCTCGATTACGGACTGCGCACGCCGCGCAGCGTGTCGCATTTCATCGGGGGCGCGTTCTGCAGCCTCGCCGCGGTGTCGGCGATCATGGGCCTGCTCGTGCTGACGGGCGGCGCGACGATCGAATACTCGGGCGCGAACCGGGCGGCCGCGCTCGAATCGGCCGTCGTGTGGGCGGCCGCGTTCCTGCTCGTCGCACTCGCCGAAGAAGTCGCGTTTCGCGGCTATGCGTTCTTCAAGCTCGCGCAACGCACGCATCCCGTCGTCGCGGCGGCGCTCACGTCGCTCGCGTTCGGCATCTCGCACGTATCGAACCGCAACGAGAACATCGCGGGCATCGTGCCCGTCGTGATCTACGGGCTCGTCGCGTGCGTCGCGATCTGGCGCACCGGCTCGCTGTGGTGGGTGCTCGGCGAGCATTCGATGTGGGACTGGAGCGAGTCGTTCCTGTTCGGCGCGGCCGACAGCGGGCTCACCGCGCGCGACACGCTGTTCAGGAGCCACGCGATCGGCCCCGTGTGGCTGAGCGGCGGCACGGTCGGCCCCGAGGCGAGCGTGCTCGTGTTTCCGGCGCTCGCGGCGCTCGCGTATGTCGCGTGGCGCCTGCCGTCGCGCGCGGCGTCGAGCGGCGCTGCCCTCGCGCACGGGCGTCGACAGATGATCTGA